A single Lactuca sativa cultivar Salinas chromosome 8, Lsat_Salinas_v11, whole genome shotgun sequence DNA region contains:
- the LOC111887408 gene encoding probable sugar phosphate/phosphate translocator At5g25400, with protein MGKGGALSEAVLKNIILSYTFVGIWIFLSFTVIVFNKYILDRKMYNWPYPISLTMIHMSFCSSLAYILVSILKVVEPVQMTRDVYLTSVVPIGLLYSLSLWLSNSAYIFLSVSFIQMLKALMPVAVYSIGVLFNKENFKPRTMSNMLSISLGVAVAAYGEAQFNAWGVALQLGAVAFEATRLVLIQTLLSSKGITFNPITSLYYVSPCCLLFLSIPWMIVEYPLLSEASSFKFDYMMFLTNSFCAFALNLAVFLLVGKTSALTMNVAGVVKDWLLIAFSWSVIKDTVTPINLFGYGFAFMGVAYYNHAKLQALKARESEKKPDLIEGTKLLEESKLENAIKKSESAN; from the coding sequence ATGGGGAAAGGAGGAGCTTTGAGTGAAGCTGTATTGAAGAACATCATCCTTTCCTACACTTTCGTCGGCATATGGATCTTCCTCAGCTTCACCGTCATCGTCTTCAACAAGTACATCCTCGATCGAAAGATGTACAATTGGCCTTACCCCATCTCACTCACCATGATCCACATGAGTTTCTGTTCTTCTTTAGCTTACATCCTCGTCAGCATCCTTAAAGTCGTTGAACCAGTTCAGATGACTCGTGACGTTTATCTCACATCTGTCGTCCCAATTGGTTTGCTCTATTCTCTTAGCTTATGGCTTTCCAATTCCGCCTACATTTTTCTATCCGTTTCCTTTATTCAAATGCTTAAAGCCTTGATGCCTGTTGCCGTTTACTCCATTGGTGTTTTGTTCAATAAAGAAAACTTCAAACCCAGAACCATGTCCAACATGCTTTCCATTTCTCTTGGTGTCGCTGTTGCTGCTTATGGTGAAGCACAATTCAACGCATGGGGAGTTGCATTACAGCTTGGGGCTGTTGCTTTCGAAGCTACTCGTTTGGTTTTGATTCAAACCTTGTTGAGTTCAAAGGGTATTACGTTTAATCCCATCACTTCGCTTTATTATGTATCCCCTTGTTGTTTGCTTTTCTTGTCTATTCCTTGGATGATCGTTGAGTACCCATTGTTGAGCGAGGCTTCAAGTTTCAAGTTTGATTACATGATGTTTTTAACGAATTCTTTCTGTGCTTTTGCATTGAATCTTGCTGTGTTTTTGCTTGTTGGAAAGACTTCTGCGTTGACTATGAATGTGGCTGGGGTTGTTAAGGATTGGTTGTTGATCGCTTTTTCTTGGTCTGTTATTAAGGATACTGTGACTCCTATTAATCTTTTTGGTTACGGGTTTGCTTTCATGGGTGTTGCGTATTATAATCATGCCAAGTTACAGGCACTTAAGGCTAGGGAATCGGAGAAGAAGCCTGATCTCATTGAGGGAACAAAGCTGTTGGAGGAGAGTAAACTTGAAAATGCAATAAAGAAGAGTGAGTCTGCAAATTAA